The DNA region GTCCTGGTCGGCGGTGCGGCCTTCGGGACGGACGGCCGGTTCGCCGCGCTGCTCAACGCCGACGCGTGGGCGCCCGACGCTCGCTCGGCAGCGGCCCGACTGGCGCAGGGGTTCGGGCCGGTCCGCATCGCACCCACCCACCAGGCCGTCGACGACCTCCCGCATCTGGCCGACCAGGAGTACACGATGGTCCGCGACTCGGCGGCGCGGCTGGTGCAGGCCACCATGAGCGACCTCGAACAACGCCTGCCGGACGTGCGCGACTACACCGAGCAGCAACGCCAGCACACGACCGAGGACATCGCCCACACCATCGACTTTCTGGCCTGCGCGCTTTACACCGATGACGACCAACTGTTCACCCAGTTCGTCGCCTGGACCGCCGAGATCCTCAGCGCGCGCGACGTGCCCGCCGCGTCACTGCTGCCCTCCCTGGACTCGCTGGCCGCGCAACTAACCGAGTTCCCCCGCACCCAACGGCTGCTCCGCAATGCGCGTGCCGGCCTGCTCGTTCCGCTGTCCGCCGACCCCGAACTCCCCGTATGAACAATCTCACCGTCACCATTGCCTCCGCGCCTCCGGCTACCTGCGTGCACGTCTGCGGCGACCTCGCCTACGGCTCGACCGCCATATTGGTCGACGCGGTGGCCGCCCTCTGCACCCCCGGCGCCGGTGTCGAGCAGCTGCATCTGGACTTCACCGAGCTGACGTTCTGTGACTCGGCCGGCTTGTCGGCGTTGTTGCTCATCCACCGCCAGACGTGCGACGCAGGCATTCCGTTGCACCTCGATCACCGGCCTGCACACCTCCAACGGGTCCTGGAGATCACCGGCCTGCTCGACCACCTGACCACCTCTGCGGTCCAGACGCCGGCCAACGACCCCGACGAGACCGAGATCGGCTGAACGCCAGAGTCGTTTTCGCTTCCGGCAGACGGGGAACAGCACCGTTATGTCTGTGCGTGTCGCCGTCACCGGCCCCACCGGGGAGATCGGCCTGTCGGCCATCAGCGCACTGGAAGCCCACCCCGAGGTGTCCCAGATCGTCGGGATGGCCAGGCGACCGTTCGACCCGACCGGCCACGGCTGGACCAAGACCACCTATCGCCAGGGTGACATCCTCGACCGCGACGCCGTCGAGTCCCTGGTCGCCGACGCCGACGTGGTGGTGCACCTGGCCTTCATCATCATGGGCTCCCGGGCGGAGAGCGCCCGGGTCAACCTCGCCGGCACTCGCAACGTCTTCGAAGCGACCCGTGACGCTTCGGCAGCCGGCGGCCCGCACCGCCTGGTCTATACCTCGTCGGTGGCCGCTTACGGGTACCACTCCGACAATCCGGTCCCCATCACCGAGGACGTCGCGCCGCGCGGCTCTGCCGAGCACTACTACTCCGAACAGAAGGCAGCCTGCGAGGCGACCCTGGCCGAGATCACCGCCGGCTCCTCGCTGGAGGTGTACGTGCTGCGTCCATGCATCGTCGCCGGACCGAAAGCCACCGCGTTGGCCGACGCGATGCCGTGGAACCAGCTGCCTGGTCCGGTCCGACGGATCTCCCAAGCACTGCCGCTGCTCAAGCCACCGTTTCCCGACCCTGGCACGCCGTTGCAGCTGGTGCATCATGACGACGTCGCCAGCGCCATTGCACTGGCCGTCACCACCACGACGGCGCCGCCCGGGGCCTACAACATCGCCGGCGACGGGGTGTTGTCGATGTCGGATGTCGGTGATGCGCTGGGGGCGCGTCCGCTGAAAGTGCCGCACGCCGCGGCGGTCGCGACGTCGGAGGTGGTGTCGCGGCTACCGTTCGTCCCGTCCAGCCTGGAATGGCTGCACGCCGGGCGTACCTCGGTGGTGATGGACACCACCAAGGCTCGTGAAGTGCTCGGTTGGAAGCCTAAATTCACTGCAGCACAGACTCTTTCAGCACTGGCGAGCACAATGGACCAGGATCGGTGATCACCGGATGCGGAGGATGTGACCGATGACCTCTGTCGTGATTGTCGGCAGCGGGTTTGCCGGCTTCGAGTGCGCCCGACGGCTGGTCCGGATACTCGGCAAAAACCAGCAGCACGGAGCCGATGTCGAGGTGACCGTGGTGTCGCCGGTCGACTACATGCTCTACACGCCGTTGCTGCCCGACGTCGCCGGTGGTGTCGTCGACGGACGGTTCGTCACCATCCCGCTGGCCAACGCCCTACGAGGAGTCCGACTGGTCCGGGGCCGCGCCACCGACGTCGACTTCGACGGTAAAACCCTGAGCTACACCGATCCAGAGGGCCGCACCCGGCCGTTGTCCTGGGACCGGTTGGTGCTGACGCCGGGTTCGGTGACCCGGTTGTTCGACATTCCCGGGCTGGCCACCCACGCCCGTGGCCTGAAGTCCACCGCCGAAGCGTTGTATCTGCGCGACCACGTGCTCGAACAGCTTGAGCTCGCCCATGTCGACGACGACCCGCAGCGCATCCGAGCCCGCCGCACCATCGTGATCGTCGGTGCGTCCTACTCCGGAACCGAACTGGCGGTGCAGTTACGTGCGCTGGCCGATTCCGCGGCGCGGCAGCTGGGTTTCGACGGCTCCGAGGTGCGATTCGTACTGCTGGACATGGCCGAACAGGTGATGCCGGAGGTGGGCGAGAAGCTCGGCGCGGCCGCGATGCGGGTGCTGCGTGAACGCGGGATCGACGTTCGGCTGGGTATGACGCTGGACTCGGTGGCCGACGATCACGTCATCCTCAGTGACGGCAGCCGGGTCGACACCCACACGGTCGCCTGGGTCACCGGCGTGACCGGTGCACCCCTGATCGAGGCCCTGGGGCTGGAGACCGAACGCGGCCGGCTGAAGGTGGGCCCGGATCTGCAGGTGCCAGGCCGGCCGGCGGTGTTCGCCGGCGGTGACGCCGCGGCGGTGCCCGACCTCACCAAACCGGGCACCATCACCCCGCCCACCGCCCAGCACGCGACCCGGCAAGGAAAAGTGTTGGCCCGCAACGTCGCCGCCAGCCTCGGTTACGGCACCGCAAAGCACTACAAGCATCGAGACATGGGCCTGGTGGTCGATCTGGGTCCACGCTACGCCGTGGCCAACCCGCTCAACATCCAGCTCTCCGGGCGACCGGCGAAATTCGTCACCCGCGCCTACCATCTGCTGGCGATTCCTCGGTTCGTCAACCGGTGGGCGGTGTCGTTGGCGTACCTGACCGATGCGGTGTTCGACCGGTCGGTGGTCTCGATGGGGTTGTCGACCAGTGAGGACGCCAATTTCGCTGCCAGCGAAGGTATTCCGCTGCCGAAGGCGAATTGAGTCTTACTCCCGGGTTGCGGTGATCTCGGCCAACATCGCACGGATCCGCGGGGGGATCGCAACGGCCCGGCGGGTGTCCCGGTCGACGAAGACGTGGACGAAATGACCGTGCGCGACCGCCGACTCGTCGGCGCCGCGGAAGATCGCAACCCCGTAGGTGACCGAGCGGTTGCCGAGTCTGTCGACCCGTAGTCCGGCGCGCAGCTCGTCGGGGTAGGCCACCGGCGCATGGTAGGTGCACGCGGACTCCACCACCAGCGCGATCACGGGTCCGCCGTGGATGTCCAGGCCGGCGGCGGTGATCAGGAAGTGGTTGGCGACGGTGTCGAAGTAGCTGTAGTAGGTGACGTTGTTGACGTGGCCGTACACGTCGTTGTCCATCCACCGGGTGGTGATGGGCACGAAGTAGCGGTAGTTCGCCGCGGTGGGAGGTCCGGTCATCACCAGTACCGCATCGCACGGGCGAAGGTGTCGGTCAGCAGCGCATGGTCGACGACCAGCGGCGCGTTGGACAGCAGGCGCTGTTGCGGCAGGGCGCCGTCGGCCAGCGCGGCGGCGTCGGAGCCACGGTAGCCGACCCCGGCCAGCCCATTGGGCATCGCGACCGCGCGCATGATCTCGATCAGGTGATCGGCCAGGATGTCGCCGGCATCATCGGCGGGCACGGCATCGAGTACCTCGGCGCCGAGGGTGCGAGCGGCGTCGAGGTGGCGGACCGGGTCGGTCGACGCGGTGGCACGCAACGCCGCAGGCGCGTTGAGGATCACCGCCATGCCGTGCGGGACCAGCGGTTCGTCGCCGGGATAGCCCGACGGATGGTAGCGGCGGACCTGCCCGGCCACTGCATAGGACATCGCGTGTGGCAGATGCACTCCGGCGTTGCCGAAGGCGATACCTGCCAGCGTGGCGGCCCACATGACGCGTTCGCGCGCCTGTCGGTCCGATGCGTCGGTGACGGCCCGCACCAGGTACTTGCCCAGCAGCCGCAGCGCCTCTCTGCTGCCCAAATCGCTCCACGGGTTGGCGCCCTGGCTCATCGGGCGAAGGCTGGGCCGCTGGGCAGCGCTACGTCTGGAATAGGGCCGGGCGGTGTAGGACTCCAGCGCGTGTGCGAGCACGTCCAGTCCGCTGCAGGCCACAACGGGTCCTGGCAGCGTGTCGGTGGCATCGGGGTCGACCAGCGCCTCGGTGGGACGCAACCCCGGAGCCGCGATGCCGGTTTTGGCGCGCATGGCGAGCAGGTCGAAGATCGCGATACCGGTGACCTCGCTACCGGTTC from Mycobacterium sp. SMC-4 includes:
- a CDS encoding STAS domain-containing protein, translating into MNNLTVTIASAPPATCVHVCGDLAYGSTAILVDAVAALCTPGAGVEQLHLDFTELTFCDSAGLSALLLIHRQTCDAGIPLHLDHRPAHLQRVLEITGLLDHLTTSAVQTPANDPDETEIG
- a CDS encoding hydroxyacid-oxoacid transhydrogenase, which codes for MGCDHDLIGDCWDTAFTVDASRVTFGRGCLREVGERAAALGISRVGLFSDPGVAQLAVFDTAARSLREAGIDIVSYTDVHVEPTDESFRHAIDFATEAAVDGYVSVGGGSVIDTAKAANLYATHPADFLAYVNAPIGAGTPVPGPLRPHIACPTTSGTGSEVTGIAIFDLLAMRAKTGIAAPGLRPTEALVDPDATDTLPGPVVACSGLDVLAHALESYTARPYSRRSAAQRPSLRPMSQGANPWSDLGSREALRLLGKYLVRAVTDASDRQARERVMWAATLAGIAFGNAGVHLPHAMSYAVAGQVRRYHPSGYPGDEPLVPHGMAVILNAPAALRATASTDPVRHLDAARTLGAEVLDAVPADDAGDILADHLIEIMRAVAMPNGLAGVGYRGSDAAALADGALPQQRLLSNAPLVVDHALLTDTFARAMRYW
- a CDS encoding B12-binding domain-containing protein, coding for MSAAGDHSGPAEDFREQLWTAAVDGDEYTAIQVVFGALERGMPAEDVLLEVIAPVQQRVGMEWAANRITVAQEHAATAINDRVIAALAHHPGVHRPASAGRVTVACVDGEWHAMPARLLAEVLRLHGWRVDFLGAQVPTPHLIAHINQHGPDVVALSCSIATGLPTAHAAITACQAAGVPVLVGGAAFGTDGRFAALLNADAWAPDARSAAARLAQGFGPVRIAPTHQAVDDLPHLADQEYTMVRDSAARLVQATMSDLEQRLPDVRDYTEQQRQHTTEDIAHTIDFLACALYTDDDQLFTQFVAWTAEILSARDVPAASLLPSLDSLAAQLTEFPRTQRLLRNARAGLLVPLSADPELPV
- a CDS encoding NAD(P)/FAD-dependent oxidoreductase yields the protein MTSVVIVGSGFAGFECARRLVRILGKNQQHGADVEVTVVSPVDYMLYTPLLPDVAGGVVDGRFVTIPLANALRGVRLVRGRATDVDFDGKTLSYTDPEGRTRPLSWDRLVLTPGSVTRLFDIPGLATHARGLKSTAEALYLRDHVLEQLELAHVDDDPQRIRARRTIVIVGASYSGTELAVQLRALADSAARQLGFDGSEVRFVLLDMAEQVMPEVGEKLGAAAMRVLRERGIDVRLGMTLDSVADDHVILSDGSRVDTHTVAWVTGVTGAPLIEALGLETERGRLKVGPDLQVPGRPAVFAGGDAAAVPDLTKPGTITPPTAQHATRQGKVLARNVAASLGYGTAKHYKHRDMGLVVDLGPRYAVANPLNIQLSGRPAKFVTRAYHLLAIPRFVNRWAVSLAYLTDAVFDRSVVSMGLSTSEDANFAASEGIPLPKAN
- a CDS encoding NAD-dependent epimerase/dehydratase family protein — translated: MSVRVAVTGPTGEIGLSAISALEAHPEVSQIVGMARRPFDPTGHGWTKTTYRQGDILDRDAVESLVADADVVVHLAFIIMGSRAESARVNLAGTRNVFEATRDASAAGGPHRLVYTSSVAAYGYHSDNPVPITEDVAPRGSAEHYYSEQKAACEATLAEITAGSSLEVYVLRPCIVAGPKATALADAMPWNQLPGPVRRISQALPLLKPPFPDPGTPLQLVHHDDVASAIALAVTTTTAPPGAYNIAGDGVLSMSDVGDALGARPLKVPHAAAVATSEVVSRLPFVPSSLEWLHAGRTSVVMDTTKAREVLGWKPKFTAAQTLSALASTMDQDR
- a CDS encoding thioesterase family protein translates to MTGPPTAANYRYFVPITTRWMDNDVYGHVNNVTYYSYFDTVANHFLITAAGLDIHGGPVIALVVESACTYHAPVAYPDELRAGLRVDRLGNRSVTYGVAIFRGADESAVAHGHFVHVFVDRDTRRAVAIPPRIRAMLAEITATRE